The proteins below are encoded in one region of Paenarthrobacter ilicis:
- a CDS encoding MBL fold metallo-hydrolase has translation MKLTKYTHACVRLEKEGKVLVIDPGAFSEAAEALEGAHAVLITHEHQDHIDPPALMAALGANDALQVYAPEGVAGTLRKDSDAAERVHTVQPDSTFQTAGFNVRAFGGQHALIHAKIPMIANVGYLVDENVFHPGDSFVVPDGIDVKTLLVPIHAPWSKVGEVVDFVISVRAPKAYPVHDALLNELGRGIVESHLARIGAQYGSSYQRINPGDSVEV, from the coding sequence ATGAAGCTCACCAAGTACACCCACGCATGCGTCCGGTTGGAAAAGGAAGGAAAGGTGCTGGTGATTGATCCCGGCGCTTTCTCTGAGGCCGCGGAAGCTTTGGAGGGCGCACACGCTGTGCTCATCACGCATGAGCACCAGGACCACATTGACCCGCCGGCACTGATGGCTGCTCTTGGTGCCAATGATGCCTTGCAGGTTTACGCTCCGGAAGGTGTGGCTGGAACCCTGCGAAAGGACAGCGACGCTGCAGAACGTGTGCACACGGTGCAGCCGGACTCAACGTTCCAAACGGCGGGATTCAATGTCAGGGCCTTCGGCGGCCAGCATGCCCTGATCCATGCAAAGATTCCCATGATTGCCAACGTCGGCTACCTGGTGGATGAGAACGTCTTCCACCCGGGGGACTCCTTTGTGGTGCCGGACGGCATCGACGTCAAAACGTTGTTGGTTCCCATTCATGCCCCGTGGTCAAAAGTGGGGGAAGTGGTGGACTTTGTGATCTCAGTCCGCGCACCCAAGGCCTACCCGGTGCACGATGCCCTGCTCAACGAGTTGGGACGCGGAATCGTGGAGTCGCACCTTGCCCGCATTGGTGCCCAGTACGGCTCAAGCTACCAGCGGATCAACCCGGGCGATTCCGTGGAGGTCTAG
- a CDS encoding sulfurtransferase — protein sequence MDTLMDAAELVNRQASGQLTVVLDVRWVLGRDDGHGEYLRAHIPGAVFVDLPADLADHTQVGQGRHPLPSLHRFQAAARNWGINDGDTVVAYDNSGNMAAARVWWMLRNAGLASVHLLDGGLAAWRAAGYPLEAGEVRAAVGNATLGHDSMPVIAEAEAGAWHTQGILLDARAGERYRGEVEPVDPRAGHIPGALSAPTTGNLAGDGKFLSASELRSRFEELGVDGTSNVAVYCGSGVTAAHEVAALEIAGFRAALYPGSFSQWSSNERNHVEVGSQPGGADNSPSGRSTAAGSSVEA from the coding sequence ATGGACACCTTGATGGACGCAGCCGAGCTGGTCAACCGGCAGGCCTCCGGCCAACTGACCGTGGTCCTGGACGTCAGGTGGGTGCTGGGCCGCGACGATGGGCACGGCGAATACCTGCGGGCGCACATTCCCGGAGCGGTCTTCGTGGATCTCCCCGCGGACCTGGCAGACCACACGCAGGTGGGCCAAGGCCGGCACCCTCTCCCTTCGCTGCACAGGTTCCAGGCGGCGGCCCGGAACTGGGGTATCAATGACGGTGACACCGTGGTGGCCTACGACAACAGCGGAAACATGGCGGCCGCGCGCGTCTGGTGGATGCTCCGCAACGCTGGTCTGGCCTCGGTTCACCTGCTCGACGGCGGCCTGGCCGCCTGGCGTGCGGCGGGGTATCCGCTGGAGGCAGGCGAGGTGCGTGCCGCCGTCGGAAATGCCACGCTGGGCCACGACAGCATGCCGGTCATCGCCGAAGCAGAGGCCGGAGCCTGGCATACGCAGGGAATCCTGTTGGATGCCCGGGCAGGAGAGCGTTACCGGGGGGAAGTGGAGCCGGTGGATCCTCGCGCCGGGCACATCCCCGGAGCGCTCAGTGCTCCCACCACCGGAAACCTTGCCGGCGACGGTAAATTCCTGTCGGCGTCGGAGTTGCGGAGCAGGTTTGAGGAACTCGGAGTGGACGGGACCTCCAATGTGGCCGTCTACTGCGGATCAGGCGTAACTGCGGCCCATGAGGTTGCAGCCTTGGAAATTGCCGGGTTCCGGGCTGCCCTGTATCCGGGATCATTCTCGCAATGGTCCAGCAACGAGCGGAACCACGTTGAGGTGGGCAGCCAACCCGGGGGAGCGGACAACTCCCCAAGTGGCAGAAGCACAGCCGCCGGGAGTAGCGTCGAAGCATGA
- a CDS encoding metal ABC transporter ATP-binding protein, whose translation MTPVVSLRGASLQFGKRILWRDLDLDINPGEFFAVLGPNGSGKTSFLKVLLGLQELHAGTATLGGHPVERGSKRIGYIPQQKSFAPDTPLRARDLVGLGIDGHRWGVRLPGGKVNARIDELLDLVGASDYAKVPVGQLSGGEQQRLRVAQALATEPEVLLCDEPLLSLDLHHQQGVSSLINKQCHERNSAVVFVTHEINPVMDYVDRVLYLAGGQFRIGTPQEVMTTEVLSELYNSHVEVIHTNGRIVVVGLPDATTHFHDDAHATTEEER comes from the coding sequence TTGACACCGGTAGTGAGCCTCCGTGGAGCCAGCCTGCAGTTCGGCAAGAGAATCCTGTGGCGGGATCTTGACTTGGACATCAATCCCGGAGAGTTCTTTGCCGTCCTGGGCCCCAACGGCAGTGGCAAAACGAGTTTCCTCAAAGTCCTTCTGGGGCTCCAGGAACTCCATGCCGGCACGGCAACCCTGGGCGGTCATCCGGTGGAACGGGGCAGCAAGAGGATTGGCTACATTCCCCAACAAAAGTCATTCGCACCGGACACCCCGTTGCGGGCACGCGACCTGGTGGGCCTTGGCATAGACGGGCACCGCTGGGGTGTGCGTCTCCCGGGTGGGAAAGTGAACGCCCGGATTGACGAACTCCTTGACCTGGTGGGGGCCTCTGACTACGCAAAAGTTCCCGTGGGCCAGTTGTCCGGTGGTGAGCAGCAAAGGCTGCGGGTGGCTCAGGCCCTTGCCACCGAACCGGAGGTGCTTCTCTGCGACGAGCCGCTTCTTTCGCTGGACCTCCATCATCAGCAGGGCGTCAGCTCGCTGATCAACAAGCAATGCCACGAGCGGAACAGTGCGGTAGTCTTCGTGACCCACGAGATCAATCCGGTGATGGACTATGTGGACAGGGTTCTTTACTTGGCGGGCGGGCAGTTCCGCATCGGAACTCCCCAGGAGGTCATGACCACCGAGGTCCTTTCCGAGCTGTACAACAGCCATGTGGAGGTCATCCATACCAACGGAAGAATCGTCGTCGTCGGGCTTCCTGACGCCACTACGCACTTCCACGATGACGCGCACGCCACCACGGAAGAGGAACGCTGA
- a CDS encoding hemolysin family protein: protein MNDWAGIVWLVVLLIGNAFFVGAEFAVMSARRSQIEPLAEAGSKRAQTTLRAMENVSLMLACAQLGITVCSLLILQVAEPAIHHLLAEPLEMVGVPVELADVVAFAIALLVVTFLHVTFGEMVPKNISVSVADKAALLLAPPLMFIARVVNPIIWSLNWLANHILRLMKIEPKDEVSSSFTLEEVQSIVQESTRHGLVDDDAGLLTGALEFSEHTSAHIMVPLDKLVVLRTASTPVELEKAVSRTGFSRFPMVDDDGELAGYLHVKDILSIPEEGRRHPIAEGRIRSLANLSPDDEIEQAMSVMQRTGSHLARVVGPKGDTQGVLFLEDVIEQLVGEIRDATQATGIRRYGAQQVEQ from the coding sequence ATGAACGACTGGGCAGGCATAGTGTGGCTGGTTGTTCTCCTGATCGGCAACGCCTTTTTTGTGGGGGCGGAATTTGCGGTGATGTCGGCGCGAAGGAGCCAGATCGAACCGCTTGCTGAAGCGGGATCGAAGCGTGCGCAGACCACTCTGCGGGCCATGGAGAACGTTTCCTTGATGCTCGCTTGTGCGCAGCTGGGTATTACCGTTTGCTCCCTCCTGATTCTGCAGGTTGCAGAACCGGCGATCCACCACCTGTTGGCGGAGCCGCTGGAGATGGTGGGCGTGCCGGTGGAACTGGCGGACGTAGTTGCTTTCGCCATTGCGTTGCTCGTGGTGACGTTCCTCCACGTCACTTTCGGCGAGATGGTTCCCAAGAACATCTCCGTCTCCGTGGCAGACAAGGCGGCGTTGCTGTTGGCCCCGCCGCTGATGTTCATTGCCCGCGTGGTGAACCCCATCATCTGGTCCCTCAACTGGTTGGCCAACCACATCCTGCGGTTGATGAAAATCGAACCCAAGGACGAGGTCTCCTCATCGTTCACCCTCGAAGAGGTCCAATCCATTGTCCAGGAGTCAACCCGCCACGGATTGGTGGATGACGACGCAGGACTGCTGACCGGAGCCTTGGAGTTTTCGGAGCATACGTCCGCGCACATCATGGTCCCGCTGGACAAGCTGGTGGTCCTCAGGACGGCGTCCACGCCGGTGGAGTTGGAGAAAGCGGTCAGCCGCACAGGTTTCTCCCGCTTCCCCATGGTGGACGACGACGGCGAACTCGCCGGATACCTGCACGTCAAGGACATCCTCTCCATTCCGGAGGAAGGCCGCAGGCATCCCATAGCCGAGGGGCGCATCCGTTCACTGGCGAACCTTTCCCCGGATGACGAGATCGAACAGGCGATGTCCGTCATGCAGCGGACGGGATCGCACTTGGCGCGCGTGGTGGGACCCAAGGGCGACACCCAGGGCGTGCTGTTCCTTGAAGATGTGATCGAGCAGCTGGTGGGCGAGATCCGTGATGCTACCCAGGCCACCGGCATCCGCCGGTACGGTGCACAGCAAGTGGAGCAGTAA
- a CDS encoding metal ABC transporter permease, with amino-acid sequence MDLTSIFQTIFNFQNYPELLVLVQNSIWAGAVLGLLGGLVGTFVMKRDLAFAVHGISELSFAGAAFALLIGADIIFGSLIGSVAAAVLLGFMGVRARDKNSIIGVIMPFGLGLGILFLALYEGRAANKFGLLTGQIVSVDTVQLQVLAGTAVVVMLALVAIWRPLSFASVDPDMAEARGVPVRGLAIGFMVLLGVSVALSIQIVGALLVLALLITPAAAALKVTTSPRLVVLLSVVFAMTATVGGILLALGSRIPISPYVTTLSFLIYVVCRVIGRVRAKRGLNGRVTRDLPAGAL; translated from the coding sequence ATGGACCTCACCAGCATTTTCCAGACAATCTTCAACTTCCAGAATTATCCGGAACTGCTTGTCCTGGTTCAGAACTCCATCTGGGCCGGCGCCGTCCTTGGGTTGCTCGGCGGGTTGGTGGGAACCTTCGTGATGAAGCGGGACCTGGCGTTCGCAGTGCACGGCATTTCCGAACTGTCCTTTGCCGGGGCGGCTTTCGCTCTGCTGATTGGCGCGGATATCATCTTCGGCTCGCTGATCGGCTCGGTGGCGGCCGCAGTCCTGCTCGGATTCATGGGTGTGCGGGCGCGGGACAAGAACTCGATCATTGGCGTGATCATGCCGTTTGGCCTTGGTCTGGGCATCCTGTTCCTGGCTCTTTATGAGGGCCGGGCGGCCAACAAGTTCGGGCTCCTGACGGGCCAGATTGTTTCCGTGGACACAGTGCAACTACAGGTACTGGCCGGAACTGCGGTGGTGGTGATGCTGGCGCTGGTAGCCATATGGCGTCCGTTGAGCTTCGCCAGCGTGGATCCGGACATGGCCGAGGCCCGGGGTGTCCCGGTCCGCGGACTGGCGATCGGCTTCATGGTGCTGCTGGGCGTCAGCGTAGCGCTGTCCATCCAGATTGTGGGCGCGCTGCTGGTTTTGGCCCTCCTGATCACGCCCGCAGCCGCCGCGTTGAAAGTGACTACGTCGCCGCGGCTTGTGGTGCTGCTGAGCGTCGTGTTCGCAATGACCGCTACCGTGGGCGGAATCCTCCTGGCGCTGGGGAGCAGGATCCCCATCAGTCCCTATGTCACCACGTTGTCTTTCCTGATCTACGTGGTGTGCAGGGTGATCGGACGGGTCCGGGCCAAAAGGGGATTGAACGGCAGGGTCACGCGCGATCTTCCCGCCGGGGCCCTCTAG
- a CDS encoding hemolysin family protein — protein sequence MEWLLLLAGFALVLGTGFFVAVEFSLVALDQSSVQRAVDSGDQGAAPLLKCLKSLSTQLSSCQLGITLTTLLTGFVMEPSLGQLLLGPLGAVGIPAEVTHSVALILAMVIATLLSMLIGELVPKNMAIALAFPLGKALARPQLMFTAVFKPAIVVLNGFSNKVLNIFGLEAKEEISGARTPAELASLVRRSAELGTLDAGTANFVARTLNFSGRTAADVMTPRIRMETIDADQPVADILDAARRTGYSRFPVIGDSTDDIRGVVHVKKAVAVPSERRAKLEAGAIMTDVLQVPETIHLDALLSELREGNLQLAVVLDEYGGTAGIATLEDLVEEIVGEVADEHDKVRPGVLQSASGDWYFPGLLRPDEVSEQIPHLTVPDESAYETVGGYVMSQLGRIAKTGDVVETGTGTLTVTRMDGRRIDRICFHYVEAETSPSDAEPANHEAGAR from the coding sequence ATGGAATGGTTGCTTCTCCTTGCCGGTTTCGCCCTGGTACTGGGCACCGGCTTTTTTGTAGCAGTTGAATTTTCCCTTGTGGCCCTGGATCAATCCAGCGTTCAGAGGGCCGTGGACAGCGGCGATCAGGGGGCGGCTCCGCTCCTGAAGTGCCTGAAGTCCCTCTCCACCCAGCTCTCCAGCTGCCAGTTGGGCATTACGCTCACCACACTGCTGACAGGTTTCGTGATGGAGCCGTCGTTGGGGCAGCTCCTCCTGGGCCCCCTGGGTGCGGTGGGCATCCCCGCAGAGGTCACCCATTCAGTGGCGTTGATCCTTGCCATGGTGATCGCAACCCTGTTGTCTATGCTGATCGGCGAGCTGGTTCCCAAGAATATGGCCATCGCTTTGGCTTTCCCGCTGGGTAAGGCGCTTGCCCGGCCCCAGCTCATGTTCACTGCCGTCTTCAAGCCGGCCATTGTTGTGTTGAACGGTTTCTCCAACAAGGTGCTCAACATTTTCGGCCTTGAGGCCAAGGAAGAGATTTCCGGAGCCCGGACCCCGGCTGAGCTGGCGTCCTTGGTGCGTCGTTCCGCCGAACTCGGAACCTTGGATGCGGGAACTGCGAATTTCGTAGCCCGGACGCTGAACTTCTCGGGCCGGACGGCTGCGGATGTCATGACACCCCGTATCCGCATGGAGACCATTGATGCAGACCAGCCCGTGGCCGACATCCTCGATGCCGCCAGGCGGACCGGGTATTCCCGCTTTCCGGTCATTGGCGACTCGACCGATGACATCCGCGGAGTTGTGCACGTTAAGAAGGCCGTTGCTGTGCCTTCCGAGCGGCGCGCCAAGCTGGAGGCCGGTGCGATCATGACCGATGTCCTGCAGGTGCCGGAAACCATCCACCTGGACGCACTCCTCTCGGAATTGCGCGAGGGAAACCTGCAGCTCGCAGTGGTACTGGACGAATACGGCGGAACGGCAGGCATCGCCACCCTGGAGGACCTCGTTGAGGAAATTGTGGGTGAGGTTGCCGACGAGCACGACAAAGTCCGCCCGGGTGTGCTGCAGAGCGCTTCCGGTGACTGGTACTTCCCGGGTCTGCTGCGTCCGGACGAAGTCTCCGAGCAGATACCGCATCTCACGGTGCCCGACGAGTCCGCTTACGAGACTGTGGGTGGATACGTGATGAGCCAACTGGGGCGCATCGCCAAAACCGGTGACGTGGTGGAGACCGGGACCGGCACCCTCACTGTCACCAGGATGGATGGCCGGAGGATCGACAGGATCTGCTTCCACTATGTAGAGGCAGAGACCTCGCCGTCCGATGCCGAACCGGCCAACCATGAGGCAGGTGCCCGATGA
- a CDS encoding Fur family transcriptional regulator — protein MPQGANSATTGTAAAASSGVREQRVTKQRLAVSAALDELDDFVSTQELYRLLQNKGISVSLATAYRILQSLADDGLIDVLRNGEGEAVYRRCAVTGHHHHLLCRNCGKAVEVEAPAVETWAARTATDHGFTEVAHTVEIFGLCPECTAKKAAGQL, from the coding sequence ATGCCACAGGGCGCCAATTCCGCCACCACCGGTACCGCGGCGGCAGCCAGCAGCGGTGTCCGTGAGCAGCGTGTCACCAAGCAGCGCCTGGCCGTCAGCGCGGCATTGGACGAGCTGGATGACTTCGTCAGCACGCAGGAACTCTACCGGCTGCTCCAGAACAAGGGCATCTCGGTTTCCCTGGCTACGGCCTACCGGATACTGCAGTCGCTGGCTGACGATGGCCTCATTGACGTACTCCGCAACGGCGAGGGCGAGGCCGTCTACCGCAGGTGCGCAGTCACCGGCCATCACCACCACCTCCTGTGCCGCAACTGCGGCAAGGCAGTTGAGGTGGAGGCACCCGCCGTCGAAACCTGGGCCGCCCGCACCGCAACGGACCACGGCTTCACCGAAGTAGCCCACACCGTGGAAATCTTTGGCTTGTGCCCTGAATGCACCGCCAAGAAGGCGGCCGGTCAGCTCTAG
- a CDS encoding metal ABC transporter solute-binding protein, Zn/Mn family codes for MRRNASRLSVAAFAGLAALLLSSCAAPAGADKSSSGVIDVVTSTNVYGDIVKAIGGDKVNVTAIITKTSQDPHSYEANAQDKLAVSKAKLVVENGGGYDDFLHKIADDTKVGHENMISAVEISGLAPDEAHSSEAAADDGHNHDHGEFNEHVWYNLATMQKLADAVAAKLGSLDAGSASTFTDNAAAFKTKLNGISSKLDAVKAANDHAPVAITEPVPLYMLEAAGLENKTPEAYSAAVEEGTDVPAAVLKETTDLLASKSVRLLAYNDQTAGPQTEAVKRAAETAGVPVVDFTETLPEGKDYLQWMSDNADAVTAALK; via the coding sequence GTGCGTCGTAACGCCTCCCGCCTGTCCGTGGCAGCCTTTGCGGGCCTGGCAGCACTCCTGTTGTCATCCTGTGCGGCCCCCGCGGGCGCCGACAAATCGTCGTCGGGCGTGATCGACGTGGTCACGTCCACCAACGTTTACGGTGACATTGTCAAAGCCATTGGCGGTGACAAGGTCAACGTCACCGCGATCATTACCAAGACCAGCCAGGATCCGCACTCCTACGAGGCCAATGCCCAGGACAAGCTGGCGGTATCCAAGGCCAAGCTGGTGGTCGAGAACGGCGGCGGCTACGACGACTTCCTGCATAAAATTGCCGACGACACCAAGGTAGGGCATGAGAACATGATCAGCGCCGTGGAGATCTCGGGCCTTGCTCCTGATGAAGCACACAGCAGCGAAGCGGCAGCTGACGATGGCCACAATCATGATCACGGAGAGTTCAACGAACACGTTTGGTACAACCTTGCCACCATGCAGAAGCTTGCGGACGCCGTAGCTGCCAAGCTTGGCAGCCTGGATGCTGGGTCGGCGTCGACGTTCACGGACAACGCAGCAGCGTTCAAGACCAAACTCAATGGCATCAGCAGCAAGCTTGATGCCGTGAAGGCGGCGAACGACCACGCGCCGGTGGCCATCACCGAGCCCGTTCCGCTGTACATGCTGGAAGCGGCAGGACTGGAAAACAAGACTCCGGAGGCGTACAGCGCCGCCGTCGAAGAAGGAACGGACGTTCCGGCAGCCGTGCTCAAGGAGACCACCGATCTGCTCGCCTCCAAGTCGGTCCGGCTGTTGGCCTACAACGATCAGACGGCAGGCCCGCAGACCGAGGCCGTCAAACGCGCAGCCGAAACGGCCGGAGTGCCGGTGGTGGACTTCACCGAGACATTGCCTGAAGGCAAGGATTATCTGCAGTGGATGTCCGACAACGCGGACGCTGTGACGGCCGCGCTGAAGTAA
- a CDS encoding PLP-dependent cysteine synthase family protein has translation MSNSCIQDRSWASEAIRTIEAENNRSADTHLYAVPLPDAWGIQLYLKDESTHRSGSLKHRLARSLFLYGLVNGWITEGTTIVEASSGSTAVSEAYFARLIGLPFVAVMTKTTSPQKIALIEEFGGTCLLVDHASEVYAVAEETARTSGGYYMDQFTFAERATDWRGNNNIAESIFDQLALEEHPIPEWIVVGAGTGGTSATIGRYLRYNRYPTRLAVVDPENSAFYPAWRDGTAATATGQPSRIEGIGRPRSEPSFVPAVIDHMIQVPDAASVAAMRHLRTLTGLHAGPSTGTNLWGVWQLIAAMVAEGRTGSIVSLMCDSGDRYAGSYYDAGWLANHGLDPAPHEAVLARFHETGLWQA, from the coding sequence GTGAGCAATTCGTGTATTCAGGACAGGTCCTGGGCAAGTGAAGCCATCCGCACCATAGAGGCGGAGAACAACCGTTCCGCGGACACGCACCTCTACGCTGTTCCCTTGCCGGACGCATGGGGCATCCAGCTGTACTTAAAGGACGAGTCCACCCACCGGTCCGGCAGCCTCAAACACAGGCTGGCCCGGTCCCTGTTCCTGTACGGACTGGTCAATGGATGGATCACCGAGGGCACAACAATCGTGGAGGCCTCCAGCGGCAGCACAGCAGTCTCCGAGGCCTACTTTGCCCGCCTGATCGGCTTGCCCTTTGTGGCTGTGATGACCAAGACCACCAGCCCGCAGAAGATTGCACTCATCGAAGAGTTCGGCGGTACGTGCCTCCTGGTGGATCACGCGTCAGAGGTCTATGCCGTGGCAGAGGAAACGGCCAGGACGTCCGGCGGCTACTACATGGACCAGTTCACCTTTGCCGAGCGGGCCACAGACTGGCGCGGGAACAACAACATCGCCGAGTCGATTTTCGATCAGTTGGCCCTGGAAGAACATCCCATTCCGGAGTGGATTGTTGTGGGCGCAGGAACCGGTGGAACCAGTGCCACCATCGGCCGTTACCTCCGCTACAACCGCTACCCCACCCGCCTGGCTGTTGTGGACCCCGAAAATTCGGCGTTCTACCCTGCATGGCGTGACGGAACGGCCGCCACAGCCACGGGACAACCCTCACGGATCGAGGGCATCGGACGTCCCCGCTCCGAACCAAGTTTTGTGCCCGCGGTCATCGACCACATGATCCAGGTGCCGGATGCCGCCTCCGTGGCAGCCATGCGGCATCTCCGCACTCTCACCGGTCTGCACGCCGGCCCGTCCACCGGAACCAACCTGTGGGGCGTGTGGCAGCTGATCGCAGCCATGGTGGCCGAAGGACGGACCGGAAGCATCGTCTCGCTGATGTGCGATTCCGGTGACCGCTACGCAGGAAGCTATTACGACGCCGGGTGGCTGGCCAACCACGGCCTGGACCCGGCGCCGCATGAGGCAGTCCTGGCCCGCTTCCATGAAACGGGCCTGTGGCAGGCCTAG